The following proteins are co-located in the Bacteroidota bacterium genome:
- a CDS encoding four helix bundle protein — MAEENVLKAKSYAFALRVVRMHQHLSDKNREFVLSEQALRSGTSIGSLIREAESAESDTDFIHKLSIALKEAHETAYWLLLLKDTKYIDAKIYTSISNDCNEIIKILASSIITLKSKKRKNKVALL, encoded by the coding sequence GTGGCAGAGGAAAATGTTTTAAAGGCAAAGTCTTATGCTTTTGCATTAAGAGTGGTAAGAATGCATCAACACCTGAGTGATAAGAATCGAGAATTTGTACTCTCGGAGCAGGCATTACGAAGTGGAACCTCCATAGGCTCACTTATACGAGAGGCGGAATCTGCAGAATCTGATACAGACTTCATTCATAAGTTGAGTATTGCGTTGAAAGAAGCACATGAAACAGCCTATTGGCTGCTCTTATTAAAGGACACAAAGTATATAGATGCTAAAATCTACACTTCAATATCTAATGACTGTAATGAAATAATAAAAATTTTAGCTTCAAGTATAATCACATTAAAAAGTAAAAAGAGAAAAAATAAAGTTGCGCTCCTTTAG